The window AATATTCCGATTGTTCAAGTAGCATTGCTGGTATTGATAAATGAGTAATACTATCAGATTTTATAAAACTATTAATTTGTTCAATATTTTCTGACATAAGCTTTATTCTACCTCCAGATAATAGTACAGGGTAAATCTCTGAAACAGAAGCGTCAAAAGAAAAAGAAATAAGCTGTGATGAAATAGTATCTTTATCTAAATTAAATTTCTCTATCAAACTAAGACATAAATTATTTACCCCTTCATGCTCAACCATTACTCCTTTAGGTTTCCCTGTGGTTCCTGAGGTATAAATTACATAAGCTAAATCTGTTGAAGTACTATACCTTGTCAAGTTTGAACTATCCTCATCCTTGTAAAAAGGAGCTGATAAATCTATATAAACAACTCTATCCTCTGGTAAGCTAGTAGATCTATCTTTAAATCCCCCGCGTTGACTCAATACCAATGCCGCCTCTGTATCCTCTAATATATAATCGATCCTATCTTGGGGATAATCTGGGTCTATTGGTACATAAGCACCGCCTGCCTTTAAGACCCCCAAAATTCCTATGATCATCTCCAAACTCCTATCCAAACATAAAGCTATCAAAGTATCGGGCTTTAAATCATTACCCGTTCTTTCCTTATAACTGCTTCGTATATGCCTGGCTAACTCATTACTACGCTCATTTAGCTCATTATAGGTTAACTCTTTATCCTCATAAACTAAAGCTATATTATCAGGCACATTTTCTACCTGAGATTCAAACATCTCATATATCGTCTTATCCCTTGGGTAATCCACATCGGTAGAATTCCATTGATGAACAAGTTGCTGGTATTCTTTTTCTCCTAACAAACTTATGGTCGCATAAGATTCCTCTGGACAAGATACTAACTGATCTAATAAATGAATATAATGCTCTATTAGCCTAACTATGGTTTCTTGTTTAAACAAACTCGTAGCATAACTAATCTGACCTACAAACTCTTCTCCTCCGTCATCTATAAAAATTGATAAATCAAATTTCTCTACACTATAAGAATCTGATAAATCATAAGGCTTCAAAAAATTATTTGATGACCCTGAAACTTGAAATTCTCCTCCAAAACTCTGTACTCCAAACATCACCTGAAAAATAGGATGTCGTGAAGAATCTCGAACTACATCCAATTCATCTATCAAACTCTCAAATGGTAAATCTTGATGCAATTGTGCTCCTACCTGATCCTTGTGTACAAAATCTATCAAAGATTCAAAACTCTGTGAGTCAGTTAAACGTGTACGATTCACTTGTGTATTAACAAAAAAACCAATCAAATCTCTAGTTTGTCTATGATGCCTATTCGCTGTAACACTACCTGTAACTATATCTTCTTGACCTGTATATTTACCCAATAGTATATTGATACTACTCAACAATACACTATTCATCGTAACACCACGTAACTTCGCTAAACGACGAAGCTTGCCACTCAAACCCTTGCTCAACGTAAACTCTTCTGACGACCCCTTATAATCTATTGTTGTTGGTCTTGCATAATCTGTTGGAAAATTCAAAGGCTGATAACCTGATAATTTATCCTTCCAATAACTTAATTGTTCTTCTAATACTGACCCCGTTAAATACTCGCGTTGCCATACAGCATAATCCTTATATTGTATCTCTAAATCTGGTAATCTAAAGCCTAAATCCTCACTCAAATAAGCTACATAATATGCTGAAAAATCACGTTGGAAAATCTCCAAAGACCAACCGTCTCCAGCTATATGATGAACATTAATTAATAAAAGTGTTTTTCCTAATGAAGCTACCTTGTATAATTTAACCTTTATTGGATATTCTTTACTTAAATTAAAAGGACTATTTATATCATCCTTTATTAATCGCTCATAGTCTGAATCTAATCCCAAACTTACTTCTTCTATTGCTAAAGGATAATCACAAACCTTTTGAATACCCTCATTATTCTCATCCTGAATAAGCGTACTACGCAAAACCTCATGCCTATTTATAACTTGTTGTAAACAATACTTTATACCGCCTAAATCTGCTTCATCTCCAACCTCAAATATAGATGGTATATGATAAGCATTAGTGCCTCCTTCATAGTGTTCTACAAACCATAAACGCTCCTGTGAAAAAGACAGAATGGTACTATTAGAATCTATTTTAGGAATTATTATCTGAGCAATTTCAATATTTTGAAGTAACAACTCTGAAATAGTTTGATATTCAAATATATCTGCTACTTGAATATCTTTATCTAAAAACTCACTCATCTTATGAGATAAAATGACGCCTAATATAGAATCTCCTCCTATCCTGAAAAAATCATCCGTAATTCCTACCCGCTCCAATCCTAATACTTCCTCCCATATTCTACACAAAGCCTTCTCTGTTTCTGTCGTTGGAGCTACATACAAATCATCTGAAACGGTAAATTCTGGAGCTGGTAATCCTTTCTTATTCAACTTTCCATTAATCGTCAATGGAAAACTATCCATCTTAACTAAACTACTAGGAATCATATAATCTGGTAAGGCCAAAGATAGTGACTCTAATATAGATTCCTCTGATAGAGCTACATCTGAGACGTCTAATACATAATACCCTACTAAATACTTAATTGTTCCTGTTTCTGTTTCGCGCCCTTTGGCTATAACACAACTCTGAGTGATTCCTTCAATACTAGCTAATGTATGTTCTATTTCCCCTAATTCTATTCGATACCCTCGTATCTTGACCTGATCATCATTCCTACCTATATACTCTAAATTACCATCTGATAACCACCTAACTAAATCCCCTGTCCTATATAACCGCGTATACCCCTTCTCCCTATCTTCATCAGTAGCAAATGGATTTTCTATAAAACGCTCTTCTGTTAAATTTGGATTGTTCAAATAACCCCTTGACAAACCTGCACCCCCAATATATAACTCGCCTATAACTCCGATAGGAACTACTTGCTTGAATTTATCTAATACGTAAACCTTACAATTAAAATATGGTTTCCCTATCCCTTTGGTGTCAATTGCATGTTTATTTATATATGATGTTCCAACTGTTGCCTCTGTTGGACCATACTCATCAACGATGTTATCTATATAACTTAAGATATGAGCTAATTGGAAACTTTCTAATTTTTCTCCACCAATAAATGCTTGTGCTATTTTATAATTAAAGAAATCACCTGATGACAAACTAAATAATGATGATGGTGTACTCTTAATGAAATCTATATTATTTCTAACTAAGTGCTTTATATATCTATCTGTATCCTTTAGTTCACCTGAATAAATAAATATTTTCTTAGACAATAAAAGTGAACATATCGTTGTTGTAACTGTTAAATCAAAAAATAAATTAGTAGAAAAATCAATATTAGTAATATCATCCAAAAAAACTTCTTTTACATTATTTACATAGTTAATGACTGAGTTTTGCTCAACCATTACTCCTTTAGGTTTCCCTGTGGTTCCTGAGGTATAAATTACATAAGCTAAATCTGTTGGACGACTATACCTCGGTAAATTAGATGGTTGCTCTTTCTGGTAGAAGCCTTCAATCAAATCTATATAAACAACTCTATCCTCTGGTAAGCTAGTAGATCTATCTTTAAATACCCCGCGTTGACTCAATACCAATGCCGCCTCTGTATCCTCTAATATATAATCGATCCTATCTTGGGGATAATCTGGGTCTATTGGTACATAAGCACCGCCTGCCTTTAAGACCCCCAAAATTCCTATGATCATCTCCAAACTCCTATCCAAACATAAAGCTATCAAAGTATCGGGCTTTAAATCATTACCCGTTCTTTCCTTATAACTGCTTCGTATATGCCTGGCTAACTCATTACTACGCTCATTTAGCTCATTATAGGTTAACTCTTTATCCTCATAAACTAAAGCTATATTATCAGGCACATTTTCTACCTGAGATTCAAACATCTCATATATCGTCTTATCCCTTGGGTAATCCACATCGGTAGAATTCCATTGATGAATCACCTGATCGTACTCCGATGAATTCAATAAACTTATCTTACTATGTAACTGATCTGGTGTATTGATAACCTGATCAAGAATATCTTCTAGTCGGACTAAATGGCTATTGGCCTTCTCTTCTGTTAAATAATCACCATCATACTGTAACTCGATCGTAAGGACATCGCTATATTCATAAACCGTAATATTCAATGGATAATCTGATTTCTGAATAGCCCCACGCGTACTAAGCTTTGAAACTTCACTTGATGTTCCCTTGGGCATAGGGTAATTTTGGAAAATAAATAAACTATGAAATAATCGACCTTCTCCTTTTTGAAGTTTTGATAAGTCTGCAAAACTATTCGAATTCAATCCTGTGATCTGTTTTTGAATGTCGTGCAATTGTGATAGAATGCTATTGTCATTATCCCAATTTACAACCAAAGGTAATGTGTTGATAAACAAACCAACACTCTCTTCTATCCCTTCAATTGGTAAATCCCTACCCGATACAGTAGTCCCAACAATACTATGAGGTGAACTACTATACACTTGTAATAATTTATGCCAGATAAACTGTACAATAACATTTATAGTAACCCCTTCTCGCTGACTAAAACTCTTTAACTCCTCATAAACTGACCCTTTAATCTCTATTGCATTAGAACCCGGATTACCAACTATTCGATAACTTGTAAGGTCTATGGGATTACTCAATAAAGCATTTATATCATTGGCACCTTCTACTTCTGATAAGATCCCATCCCAGTAATTAGAAACAACAGACTTATGCGTATATATATACTCTTGAGTCTCTAAATAAGCAACATCTTCTTTAACGTCTATCGAATCCCCTACTATTAATGACTCATAATAACTATCCAAACTTTTCAACAGGGCAGGGCCACTCCAACCATCTCCAATACTATGATGATCTGTTTTTAATATCGTATATAAAGTCTCTGATTGCTTAATAATATGTAACCTAAAAAGACTTGGCTTGGTTAAATCAAAACCATGCCCCCTATCTAATAATTGGATAGACTTGATCTTTTCGTCTCTAGCTAACTGTGTCTTTAACTCACTAATGTCATGTAACTCATACTCCAAATCACCTCGATTATATACAACTTGGACTAGCTCCTCTTCCCAATTAAATGATGTCCTCAAAATAGGGTACTTCCTTATACAATACTCCCAAGCCTGTAGATACTTATCCACATCTAACTCATCATGGTAATCTAACAATAGCTGTACGCGATAGGCATCGTCATCTGGCTGGCTTATTGCATGATAGATAAACCCTTGTTGCAAGCTACTGGCAGGATAAATACCTGATATACTATTTTGAGTGCTACTTGCCGCTACTTGTAAATCATCTAATAAAGACTGACTAAGATCAACTGACTCAAAATCACTAGAAGTATAAAGACTTCCTGACTCAGCTAAACTTTCCTTACAATGATCTATAATGCTT is drawn from Nonlabens dokdonensis DSW-6 and contains these coding sequences:
- a CDS encoding non-ribosomal peptide synthetase; this encodes MIIGILGVLKAGGAYVPIDPDYPQDRIDYILEDTEAALVLSQRGVFKDRSTSLPEDRVVYIDLSAPFYKDEDSSNLTRYSTSTDLAYVIYTSGTTGKPKGVMQLHSNVMRLFTSSENQFKFNSQDTWTLFHSYVFDFSVWELWGALIYAGKLIVPSKMQVKDMESFFYLCKEYQVSVLNQTPSAFYRFLEIASNQLAFNLRYIIFGGEALDVKQLELWWGYHEENNMTTKLINMYGITETTVHVTYKELRKSSITTVQSNIGKPLADLKAYVLDKFKQVVPIGVIGELYIGGAGLSRGYLNNPNLTEERFIENPFATDEDREKGYTRLYRTGDLVRWLSDGNLEYIGRNDDQVKIRGYRIELGEIEYALRSIEGITQSCVIAKGRETETGTIKYLVGYYVLDVSDVALSEESILESLSLALPDYMIPSSLVKMDSFPLTINGKLDKKGLPAPEFTVSDDLYVAPTTETEKVLCRIWEEVLGLDRVGITDDFFRIGGDSILSIQVSSRIRQIGLSCNVRDIFESRSISRLIVRIESKDLDDMVEQEQGILEGDFSLLPIQQWFLERTNANLLVSPNHWNQSFLVRTPELDVIKLGSILDVLVSHHDMLRVCYDFKDDSFELNQRYESEVLIPELKTLDVSLLSAEAIHLELTKWQSDFDLESGPLFRVGYLHGYEDGSARIYFALHHMLVDGVSWRILADDLKRLYLGDSLGQKGSSYRQWVSRIRNYAKDTPEEGLYWESRFKGIPDYSQLVLGTSQSTFYFDLEESTTRILLQDISTAYYTEINDLLLTALGYALKDVNGLDIQGITLEGHGREPIDPAIDHSHTLGWFTSIFPVKLELKDSLRGSIQFIKDTLHRVPNKGIGFGSFAVSGNSTCAFSDLAPISFNYLGQFEVGEELRDWDVITSEDSGSQVDSLNTDHNILNINGGVQKGRLGFRIDSKLGTIATEDFGKNFKRHLISIIDHCKESLAESGSLYTSSDFESVDLSQSLLDDLQVAASSTQNSISGIYPASSLQQGFIYHAISQPDDDAYRVQLLLDYHDELDVDKYLQAWEYCIRKYPILRTSFNWEEELVQVVYNRGDLEYELHDISELKTQLARDEKIKSIQLLDRGHGFDLTKPSLFRLHIIKQSETLYTILKTDHHSIGDGWSGPALLKSLDSYYESLIVGDSIDVKEDVAYLETQEYIYTHKSVVSNYWDGILSEVEGANDINALLSNPIDLTSYRIVGNPGSNAIEIKGSVYEELKSFSQREGVTINVIVQFIWHKLLQVYSSSPHSIVGTTVSGRDLPIEGIEESVGLFINTLPLVVNWDNDNSILSQLHDIQKQITGLNSNSFADLSKLQKGEGRLFHSLFIFQNYPMPKGTSSEVSKLSTRGAIQKSDYPLNITVYEYSDVLTIELQYDGDYLTEEKANSHLVRLEDILDQVINTPDQLHSKISLLNSSEYDQVIHQWNSTDVDYPRDKTIYEMFESQVENVPDNIALVYEDKELTYNELNERSNELARHIRSSYKERTGNDLKPDTLIALCLDRSLEMIIGILGVLKAGGAYVPIDPDYPQDRIDYILEDTEAALVLSQRGVFKDRSTSLPEDRVVYIDLIEGFYQKEQPSNLPRYSRPTDLAYVIYTSGTTGKPKGVMVEQNSVINYVNNVKEVFLDDITNIDFSTNLFFDLTVTTTICSLLLSKKIFIYSGELKDTDRYIKHLVRNNIDFIKSTPSSLFSLSSGDFFNYKIAQAFIGGEKLESFQLAHILSYIDNIVDEYGPTEATVGTSYINKHAIDTKGIGKPYFNCKVYVLDKFKQVVPIGVIGELYIGGAGLSRGYLNNPNLTEERFIENPFATDEDREKGYTRLYRTGDLVRWLSDGNLEYIGRNDDQVKIRGYRIELGEIEHTLASIEGITQSCVIAKGRETETGTIKYLVGYYVLDVSDVALSEESILESLSLALPDYMIPSSLVKMDSFPLTINGKLNKKGLPAPEFTVSDDLYVAPTTETEKALCRIWEEVLGLERVGITDDFFRIGGDSILGVILSHKMSEFLDKDIQVADIFEYQTISELLLQNIEIAQIIIPKIDSNSTILSFSQERLWFVEHYEGGTNAYHIPSIFEVGDEADLGGIKYCLQQVINRHEVLRSTLIQDENNEGIQKVCDYPLAIEEVSLGLDSDYERLIKDDINSPFNLSKEYPIKVKLYKVASLGKTLLLINVHHIAGDGWSLEIFQRDFSAYYVAYLSEDLGFRLPDLEIQYKDYAVWQREYLTGSVLEEQLSYWKDKLSGYQPLNFPTDYARPTTIDYKGSSEEFTLSKGLSGKLRRLAKLRGVTMNSVLLSSINILLGKYTGQEDIVTGSVTANRHHRQTRDLIGFFVNTQVNRTRLTDSQSFESLIDFVHKDQVGAQLHQDLPFESLIDELDVVRDSSRHPIFQVMFGVQSFGGEFQVSGSSNNFLKPYDLSDSYSVEKFDLSIFIDDGGEEFVGQISYATSLFKQETIVRLIEHYIHLLDQLVSCPEESYATISLLGEKEYQQLVHQWNSTDVDYPRDKTIYEMFESQVENVPDNIALVYEDKELTYNELNERSNELARHIRSSYKERTGNDLKPDTLIALCLDRSLEMIIGILGVLKAGGAYVPIDPDYPQDRIDYILEDTEAALVLSQRGGFKDRSTSLPEDRVVYIDLSAPFYKDEDSSNLTRYSTSTDLAYVIYTSGTTGKPKGVMVEHEGVNNLCLSLIEKFNLDKDTISSQLISFSFDASVSEIYPVLLSGGRIKLMSENIEQINSFIKSDSITHLSIPAMLLEQSEYLKLNQLKSIHVGGGIASLTSFKKWSKGINLFNAYGPAESTVLSTMNLFRNGDSNTNIGKPIENTRIYVLDKFKQVVPIGVIGELYIGGAGLSRGYLNNPNLTEERFIENPFATDEDREKGYTRLYRTGDLVRWLSDGNLEYIGRNDDQVKIRGYRIELGEIEYALRSIEGITQSCVLVKARETNTGVVKYLVGYYILDEVDNYISEESILGELSKILPNYMMPKSLIGLNSFPLTINGKLDKKALPDVDFSSSDALYVAPETETEIALCSIWEEVLGLDRVGITDDFFRIGGNSILSIKLSYRMSEFLYKDIKISDIFKYKSIKALLKEIIITEAVEGDIWEF